One window of the Pedobacter ginsengisoli genome contains the following:
- the leuC gene encoding 3-isopropylmalate dehydratase large subunit: MSKTLFDKVWDTHVVRKIEGGPDVLFIDRHLIHEVTSPVAFLGLKSRGIKVLYPERTFATADHNTPTINQHLPVADPLSANQLKALESNSNEYGISHWGLGHQKNGIVHVVGPEYGITQPGATIVCGDSHTSTHGAFGAIAFGIGTSEVEMVLSTQCIMQPKPKKMRINVNGKLGVGVTPKDVALFIISQLSTSGATGYFVEYAGDVFENMTMEGRMTVCNLSIEMGARGGMIAPDETTINYVKGREFSPKGEAWDKALAYYKTLKTDPDAVFDKELTFDGASIEPMITYGTNPGMGMGISHEIPDAAHAEGGAATYTKSLGYMGFSEGDSMIGKKIDFVFVGSCTNGRIEDFRAFTSIVKGRHKADNVTVWLVPGSHIVEAQIKEEGLLDILTEAGFELRQPGCSACLAMNDDKIPAGKYAVSTSNRNFEGRQGPGSRTMLASPLVAAAAAVTGVVTDPRTFIESVNELV; the protein is encoded by the coding sequence ATGAGCAAAACATTATTTGATAAGGTGTGGGACACTCACGTGGTACGTAAAATTGAAGGTGGCCCAGATGTGCTATTTATTGATCGCCACCTTATCCACGAAGTAACAAGTCCTGTGGCCTTTTTAGGTTTAAAAAGCAGAGGAATAAAAGTTTTATATCCTGAGCGTACATTTGCTACGGCAGATCATAACACGCCTACAATTAACCAGCATTTACCGGTTGCAGATCCTCTTTCTGCAAACCAGTTAAAAGCATTAGAGTCTAACTCTAATGAATATGGCATCAGCCACTGGGGCTTAGGCCACCAAAAAAATGGTATTGTACACGTTGTTGGTCCGGAGTATGGCATTACACAACCAGGTGCTACTATAGTTTGCGGCGATTCGCATACCTCTACTCACGGTGCTTTTGGTGCTATTGCATTTGGTATTGGTACTTCCGAAGTAGAAATGGTACTTTCTACTCAGTGCATTATGCAGCCAAAACCAAAAAAGATGCGCATCAATGTTAATGGAAAATTAGGTGTTGGTGTTACCCCTAAAGACGTTGCATTGTTTATCATCTCTCAGCTTTCAACTTCTGGTGCAACCGGATACTTTGTGGAGTATGCAGGCGATGTTTTCGAAAACATGACCATGGAAGGCCGTATGACTGTTTGTAACCTAAGTATTGAAATGGGTGCCCGTGGCGGTATGATCGCTCCAGACGAGACCACTATCAATTACGTAAAAGGTCGCGAATTTAGCCCTAAAGGTGAAGCATGGGACAAAGCATTAGCCTATTACAAAACGCTAAAAACTGATCCGGATGCAGTTTTCGATAAAGAATTAACTTTCGATGGCGCTTCAATTGAACCAATGATCACCTACGGAACAAATCCGGGAATGGGAATGGGAATTTCTCACGAAATCCCTGATGCCGCCCATGCAGAAGGTGGCGCAGCAACCTATACTAAATCATTAGGTTACATGGGCTTCTCTGAAGGAGATTCTATGATTGGTAAAAAAATAGATTTCGTTTTTGTGGGTAGCTGTACCAACGGCCGTATCGAAGATTTCAGAGCATTTACTTCTATTGTTAAAGGCAGACATAAAGCTGATAACGTTACCGTTTGGTTGGTTCCGGGTTCTCATATTGTTGAAGCTCAGATCAAAGAAGAAGGTTTACTGGATATTTTAACAGAAGCTGGCTTCGAATTACGCCAACCAGGATGCTCTGCATGTTTAGCAATGAACGATGACAAAATACCTGCAGGAAAATATGCTGTAAGTACCTCGAACAGAAACTTTGAAGGAAGACAAGGTCCTGGTTCAAGAACTATGCTAGCCAGTCCGCTTGTTGCTGCTGCTGCTGCTGTTACCGGCGTAGTTACAGACCCTAGAACATTCATTGAGAGCGTTAACGAACTTGTCTAA
- a CDS encoding 2-isopropylmalate synthase: MLHDPNRVYVFDTTLRDGEQVPGCQLTTPEKIEIAKELETLGVDIIEAGFPISSPGDFQSVVELSKAVSEPIICALTRANKGDIDSAVAALKFAKRPRIHTGIGSSDMHIKHKFNSTREDILARAVEAVKYAKQFVEDIEFYAEDAGRADERFLAQMVEAVIAAGATVVNIPDTNGYCLPDQYGRKIKFLKENVKNIDNAIISVHCHNDLGLATANSIAGLQNGARQIEGTINGIGERAGNTSIEEVVMILKTHQTLGLHTNINTKNFYELSRMVSSQMRMPVQPNKAIVGSNAFAHSSGIHQDGFLKNRENYEIIRPEDVGFPDASIVLTARSGRHALKFHLERLGFTLNKEELGEAYLRFLTVADSKLDINDDDLLLLMGKQQLA, translated from the coding sequence AAGAATTGGAAACCCTCGGTGTGGACATTATTGAAGCAGGGTTCCCCATTTCAAGCCCGGGTGATTTCCAAAGTGTAGTAGAGCTCTCTAAAGCCGTATCTGAGCCTATCATCTGTGCGCTTACACGTGCAAATAAAGGCGATATAGATTCTGCAGTAGCTGCATTAAAATTTGCAAAACGTCCACGGATCCATACAGGTATTGGCTCGTCCGATATGCACATCAAACATAAATTCAACAGCACAAGAGAAGATATTCTGGCACGTGCAGTTGAAGCTGTTAAATATGCCAAGCAATTTGTAGAAGATATTGAATTCTATGCAGAAGATGCAGGTCGTGCCGATGAACGTTTTCTTGCCCAAATGGTAGAAGCCGTTATTGCTGCCGGTGCTACTGTAGTAAACATACCAGATACAAATGGTTATTGCTTACCTGATCAATACGGACGCAAAATCAAGTTCCTTAAAGAGAACGTAAAAAATATTGACAATGCCATCATATCTGTACATTGCCATAATGATTTAGGTTTAGCTACAGCAAATTCAATTGCAGGATTACAAAACGGTGCCCGTCAAATTGAAGGCACAATTAATGGCATTGGTGAGCGCGCAGGTAATACCTCTATTGAAGAGGTAGTAATGATTTTAAAAACACACCAAACATTAGGCTTGCATACCAATATCAATACTAAAAACTTTTATGAGCTAAGCCGTATGGTTAGTTCGCAAATGCGTATGCCGGTACAGCCAAACAAAGCAATTGTTGGTAGCAATGCTTTTGCACATAGCTCAGGTATCCACCAGGATGGTTTCTTAAAAAACCGCGAAAACTACGAAATTATTCGCCCTGAAGATGTTGGTTTCCCAGATGCAAGTATTGTACTTACCGCACGCAGTGGCCGCCATGCTTTAAAATTCCATTTAGAGCGTTTAGGTTTTACTTTAAATAAAGAAGAATTAGGAGAAGCCTATCTGCGTTTCCTTACAGTGGCAGATAGTAAATTAGATATCAATGATGATGATCTTTTGTTATTAATGGGTAAGCAGCAATTAGCTTAA